From Zingiber officinale cultivar Zhangliang chromosome 5B, Zo_v1.1, whole genome shotgun sequence, the proteins below share one genomic window:
- the LOC121985696 gene encoding probable galacturonosyltransferase-like 7, whose protein sequence is MLWLVRLSGLCSAAMLMVVLSPSFQSFPPAEAIRSSHYLRTPGGRYHRVAALSDFTDVSGFRRAPSFRNAGDCEVPSANGTSVCDPSLVHIAITLDEEYLRGSIAAVHSVLTHARCPESVFFHFLVSQPGLETVVRSAFPGLRFKAYFFDPDRVRGLISTSVRQALEQPLNYARNYLADILERCVRRVIYLDSDLVVVDDIAKLWRTGLGSRAVGAPEYCHANFTKYFTPRFWSDQRLAAAFAGRRPCYFNTGVMVLDLVRWRRSGYTRQIEQWMEVQKGGEAPGGPGRIYELGSLPPFLLVFAGHVAPIEHRWNQHGLGGDNIKGSCRDLHAGPVSLLHWSGSGKPWVRLDSNRPCPLDHLWAPYDLYGPDVA, encoded by the coding sequence ATGCTCTGGCTCGTCCGCCTCTCCGGCCTCTGCTCCGCCGCCATGCTGATGGTCGTCCTCTCCCCTTCCTTCCAATCCTTCCCTCCTGCCGAGGCCATCCGGTCTTCGCACTATCTCCGGACCCCTGGTGGCAGGTACCACCGTGTCGCCGCCCTATCCGATTTCACCGACGTCTCTGGATTTCGGCGCGCGCCGAGTTTCCGCAATGCCGGCGATTGCGAGGTCCCTTCGGCCAATGGAACCTCGGTCTGCGACCCGTCGCTCGTGCACATCGCCATTACCCTAGATGAGGAGTACCTGCGCGGTTCCATCGCAGCGGTCCACTCGGTGCTCACCCACGCCCGGTGTCCAGAGAGCGTCTTCTTCCATTTCTTGGTTTCGCAACCTGGCTTGGAGACCGTTGTGCGATCCGCCTTCCCCGGGCTCCGATTCAAGGCGTACTTCTTCGACCCGGATCGCGTCCGGGGGCTGATCTCGACGTCGGTGCGCCAGGCCCTGGAGCAGCCCCTCAACTACGCACGCAACTACCTCGCTGACATCCTCGAACGGTGCGTGCGCCGAGTGATCTACCTGGACTCGGACCTCGTGGTCGTCGATGACATCGCCAAACTATGGCGGACGGGGTTAGGGTCGCGCGCCGTGGGAGCGCCGGAGTATTGTCACGCCAACTTCACCAAGTACTTCACCCCCCGCTTCTGGTCCGATCAACGACTCGCAGCGGCGTTCGCCGGTCGCCGGCCATGCTATTTCAATACCGGGGTGATGGTGCTCGACCTCGTCCGGTGGCGACGCTCTGGGTACACGCGGCAGATCGAGCAGTGGATGGAAGTACAGAAAGGCGGTGAGGCACCCGGCGGCCCGGGGCGGATCTACGAGCTGGGCTCGTTGCCACCTTTCCTTCTCGTCTTCGCCGGGCACGTGGCGCCCATCGAGCACCGGTGGAACCAGCACGGGCTAGGCGGCGACAACATCAAAGGCAGCTGCAGGGACCTGCACGCGGGGCCGGTGAGCCTCCTCCACTGGAGCGGCAGCGGCAAGCCGTGGGTGCGGCTCGATTCAAATAGGCCGTGCCCGCTCGATCACCTCTGGGCGCCTTACGATCTCTACGGTCCCGACGTCGCTTGA